Proteins encoded together in one Bradyrhizobium sp. CB82 window:
- a CDS encoding Spy/CpxP family protein refolding chaperone — protein MSKSRLGMAAAGIALVALAMLPDAAEAGFRLGIGGPLGVARFAMGRMLGVAGIRHMRMAARPGRARMAALRPQDLRPAADAVRPTVRAQLTAVAALAGWRGGRAEQGWWQHADGTYGWVGPLFWPFADDDITDFTMRGDGTALWSYGYGDIYAAIFAPYAPTELAAYTAPGRRHRRVPELQQLCDTGDAVGLPIDAILRTVQPNEVQRTGLDELASAWGAAGATIRTSCPTEAAANALDRFALMQRRLEAMINAVDAVAPQLAKFYGLLDDEQKSRLNALGKDGRANAADTKRKEMQAAACKAPAEPQSDEQLQRQYEQLVKQQWPADEIAGGLRLDDTKRAALEVLRDTAMGTMEALSPCPPQNLRTPQARLNAVKARLEAMLEAVKSVGDALDDFEWGLTDEQKTQFEAMGLKRGV, from the coding sequence ATGTCCAAATCCCGTTTGGGAATGGCGGCCGCCGGGATCGCGCTGGTTGCCCTCGCGATGCTGCCGGACGCCGCCGAGGCCGGCTTCCGGCTGGGGATCGGCGGTCCGCTTGGCGTTGCGCGCTTTGCGATGGGGCGCATGCTCGGGGTTGCCGGCATCCGCCACATGCGCATGGCTGCGCGGCCCGGCCGCGCCCGGATGGCCGCACTGCGCCCGCAAGACCTCCGCCCCGCCGCGGACGCCGTCCGCCCAACCGTTCGCGCCCAGCTCACGGCGGTCGCGGCGCTCGCCGGCTGGCGCGGCGGCCGCGCCGAGCAGGGCTGGTGGCAGCACGCCGACGGCACCTATGGCTGGGTCGGCCCCCTGTTCTGGCCGTTCGCCGATGACGACATCACCGACTTCACGATGCGCGGCGACGGCACCGCGCTGTGGTCCTATGGCTATGGCGATATCTACGCCGCGATCTTCGCGCCCTATGCCCCGACCGAGCTTGCCGCCTATACGGCGCCCGGCCGCCGTCACCGCAGGGTCCCCGAGCTCCAGCAGCTCTGCGACACCGGCGATGCCGTGGGCCTTCCTATCGACGCGATCCTGCGCACGGTGCAGCCCAACGAAGTTCAGCGCACCGGCCTCGACGAACTCGCCAGCGCCTGGGGCGCGGCAGGTGCCACCATCCGCACCTCGTGCCCGACTGAGGCGGCCGCCAATGCGCTCGATCGCTTCGCGCTGATGCAGCGGCGGCTCGAGGCGATGATCAACGCGGTGGATGCGGTCGCGCCGCAGCTTGCAAAATTCTACGGCCTGCTCGACGACGAGCAGAAGTCGCGCCTCAATGCGCTCGGCAAGGACGGCCGCGCGAACGCTGCCGACACCAAGCGCAAGGAGATGCAGGCCGCAGCCTGCAAGGCGCCTGCCGAGCCGCAGAGCGACGAGCAGCTTCAACGCCAATACGAACAGCTCGTGAAGCAGCAATGGCCCGCCGACGAGATCGCCGGCGGCCTGCGCCTCGACGACACCAAGCGCGCCGCGCTGGAGGTGCTGCGAGACACCGCCATGGGCACCATGGAGGCCTTGTCTCCTTGTCCGCCGCAGAACCTGCGCACCCCGCAAGCCCGCCTCAATGCCGTGAAGGCGCGGCTGGAGGCCATGCTCGAAGCCGTGAAGAGCGTCGGCGATGCGCTCGACGATTTCGAGTGGGGCCTCACCGACGAGCAGAAGACGCAGTTCGAGGCGATGGGGCTGAAGCGGGGCGTGTAA
- a CDS encoding lactonase family protein — translation MSRPTHCPALRLPVAACAVILVTQFGVSAGMADTFAYVGNADSNDISVFRIDGKGEMSPVQTAPIVGIGKPGSSTPLAVTPDHRVLIVGVRSQPFSAASFAIDQKTGTLRHIGNGPLADSMAYVMTDRTGKFVLSASYGGNTVALNPLSGTGVVGAPKQVIPTGLNAHAFIPSPDNRFAFATNLGSDQVLAFAFNASTGELTPSDPPVYKVPAKSGPRHFVFHPNGKYVYLIHELNGDVAAFAYDAKNGAWSEIQRTTALPESLGGKPWAADIHVTPDGRFLYASERTTNTLTAYKIDPASGKLTTVGTVPTEKQPRGFNVDPTGRYVAAVGELSDSMTVYAIDQTSGALTKLKSYPTGKKPNWVEFVALP, via the coding sequence ATGTCCCGACCGACCCACTGTCCCGCCCTGCGCCTGCCCGTTGCGGCATGCGCAGTCATTCTCGTCACTCAATTCGGAGTCAGCGCCGGCATGGCCGACACATTTGCCTATGTCGGCAATGCCGACAGCAACGACATCTCGGTCTTCCGCATCGACGGCAAGGGCGAGATGAGCCCGGTGCAGACCGCGCCCATCGTCGGCATCGGGAAGCCCGGCTCATCGACGCCGCTTGCGGTGACACCCGACCACCGCGTGCTGATCGTCGGCGTGCGCTCGCAACCGTTCTCGGCCGCGAGCTTTGCGATCGATCAGAAGACCGGCACGCTCAGGCACATCGGCAACGGGCCGCTCGCCGACAGCATGGCCTATGTCATGACCGACCGCACCGGCAAGTTCGTGCTCAGCGCCTCCTATGGCGGCAACACGGTCGCGCTCAATCCACTGTCCGGGACCGGCGTCGTCGGCGCGCCCAAGCAGGTCATCCCGACCGGGCTGAATGCGCACGCGTTCATCCCCTCGCCCGACAACCGTTTTGCGTTCGCGACCAATCTCGGCTCCGACCAGGTGCTGGCCTTTGCCTTCAATGCCAGCACCGGCGAGCTGACGCCGAGCGATCCGCCTGTCTACAAGGTGCCGGCGAAATCGGGTCCGCGGCACTTCGTATTCCACCCCAACGGCAAATACGTCTATCTCATCCACGAGCTGAACGGCGACGTCGCGGCGTTCGCCTATGACGCGAAGAATGGCGCCTGGAGCGAGATCCAGCGGACCACCGCGCTGCCCGAAAGCCTTGGCGGCAAGCCCTGGGCTGCCGACATCCACGTCACGCCCGACGGCCGCTTCCTCTATGCTTCGGAGCGCACAACCAACACGCTCACCGCCTACAAGATCGATCCCGCCAGCGGCAAGCTCACCACGGTCGGCACCGTGCCGACCGAGAAGCAGCCGCGCGGCTTCAATGTCGATCCCACCGGCCGCTATGTCGCCGCCGTCGGCGAATTGTCCGACAGCATGACGGTTTATGCGATCGACCAGACGAGTGGCGCGTTAACCAAGCTGAAGTCCTATCCGACCGGCAAGAAGCCGAACTGGGTGGAGTTCGTCGCGCTGCCTTGA
- a CDS encoding HlyD family efflux transporter periplasmic adaptor subunit, translating into MSPMRHCARKPRKALFPVALAVGLCLFLGLLPARAADEEAPKGPAVTVLKAAKSCFSDIVEASGTIIAREETSVRPERPGLKVTEMLAEAGDTITAGQVLARLALPEGGTVQVTAPVAGVISASTAQIGAPASPRGEALFSIVARSEYDLVGLVATADIKKLAVNQPATVRIAGAGDIDGKVRKIGPTVEPNIQQGMVHIGISTPRRLLLNSSARALIKTGQSCNVAVPLTAVQYSPAGTVVQIIRRNRVETKRVEIGLMFGGNIEIRDGVNEGDIVVARAGALLREGDPVRPVMASAETK; encoded by the coding sequence ATGAGCCCGATGCGTCATTGCGCCCGCAAACCTCGCAAAGCCCTGTTTCCCGTCGCCTTAGCGGTCGGCCTTTGCCTTTTTCTTGGCCTCCTCCCGGCACGCGCCGCCGATGAGGAGGCGCCCAAGGGACCGGCGGTCACGGTGCTGAAGGCGGCAAAGTCCTGTTTCTCCGACATCGTGGAGGCGAGCGGCACGATCATCGCGCGTGAGGAGACCTCGGTGAGGCCCGAGCGGCCGGGATTGAAGGTGACGGAGATGCTGGCGGAAGCCGGCGACACCATCACTGCCGGCCAAGTGCTGGCGCGGCTGGCTTTGCCCGAAGGCGGCACGGTCCAGGTGACGGCACCAGTCGCCGGCGTGATCTCGGCCTCGACCGCGCAGATCGGCGCGCCGGCCTCGCCGCGCGGCGAAGCGTTGTTCTCGATCGTGGCGCGCAGCGAATATGACCTCGTCGGCCTCGTCGCCACCGCCGATATCAAGAAGCTCGCGGTGAACCAGCCGGCCACCGTGCGCATCGCGGGTGCCGGCGACATCGACGGCAAGGTGCGCAAGATCGGACCGACGGTCGAGCCGAACATCCAGCAGGGCATGGTCCATATCGGCATCTCGACGCCGCGGCGGCTGCTGCTGAATTCCAGCGCCCGCGCGCTGATCAAGACCGGGCAAAGCTGCAATGTCGCCGTCCCGCTCACCGCCGTGCAGTACAGCCCCGCCGGCACCGTGGTGCAGATCATCCGCCGCAACCGCGTCGAGACCAAGCGCGTCGAGATCGGACTGATGTTCGGGGGCAATATCGAGATCCGCGACGGCGTCAACGAAGGCGACATCGTCGTTGCCCGCGCCGGCGCGCTGCTGCGCGAAGGCGACCCGGTGCGCCCGGTGATGGCGAGCGCGGAGACGAAGTAG
- a CDS encoding methyl-accepting chemotaxis protein yields the protein MKLFGNPSIRSVLGAIIGILGLFLIAQLATELYGAVERNAAAQKLERFAGTDQQLFATLLGFRLERGTFLSALLAEGPANANADNRIATNRQLSEAAYKSVLERLEGVTDSRLAGALSRMIAIHDALVPLRPKAEAAIHQAKAERDMKLADDFRKTAQDYLDGILALTGELENALKLSDPVVDHLLGVKQSAWATRNFGGLVAVRLEAAAASAKPWSAADMVGAAEDAGRAKQAWSQVLDAAGRTDAPASLTDVIARSKQGEAAAMVERQQGFIKTLSNNQTIDIKIEDLSKLNTAILNYSVEAGQVALAEMVARAGQQMSSAKWSLVFNGAMMVVALAITVFGFILVNRRVSAPIRKLTQAMRSLAERDYAIELAGIERGDEIGEMSRAVSVFRENMITGDRLAEEQAAEQGRKERRQLAVERLIGEFEKTVTESLHTLASASGELNATAHSMSSTAEQGSSKAASVASLSGDASSNVQTVAAATEELSASIAEISRQVAESSSIAGAAAAEADRTNGEVQALADAAQRIGDVVELITGIAEQTNLLALNATIEAARAGEAGRGFAVVAAEVKNLATQTAKATEEITGQVAAIQGATRSSVAAIQSIGTTIQRVNEIAAAIAAAVEEQGAATREIARNVQQASQGTTEVSRHISGVSQAAGETGAAAGEVLDSAKMLARLSDDLKREVDRFVEDLRAA from the coding sequence ATGAAATTGTTCGGCAATCCCTCCATTCGTTCGGTTCTCGGCGCCATCATCGGCATCCTCGGCCTGTTTCTGATCGCCCAGCTCGCGACCGAGCTCTATGGCGCCGTTGAGCGCAACGCCGCGGCGCAGAAGCTCGAGCGCTTTGCCGGCACCGACCAGCAGCTGTTCGCGACCCTGCTCGGCTTTCGCCTGGAGCGTGGTACCTTCCTGTCGGCGCTGCTCGCGGAGGGGCCGGCCAACGCCAATGCCGACAACCGCATCGCCACCAACCGGCAATTGTCGGAAGCCGCCTACAAGAGCGTGCTCGAACGTCTCGAGGGCGTGACCGATTCCCGTCTCGCCGGCGCCCTGAGCAGGATGATTGCGATCCATGACGCGCTCGTGCCGCTCCGGCCCAAGGCGGAAGCCGCCATCCACCAGGCGAAGGCAGAGCGCGACATGAAGCTCGCCGACGATTTCCGCAAGACCGCACAGGACTATCTCGACGGGATTCTGGCGCTGACGGGCGAGCTCGAGAACGCGTTGAAGCTCAGCGATCCCGTGGTCGATCACCTCCTGGGCGTGAAGCAGTCGGCCTGGGCCACGCGCAATTTCGGCGGCCTGGTCGCGGTCCGCCTGGAAGCCGCGGCGGCCAGCGCCAAGCCCTGGAGCGCCGCCGACATGGTCGGCGCCGCCGAGGATGCCGGCCGTGCCAAGCAGGCCTGGAGCCAGGTGCTGGATGCAGCCGGCCGCACCGATGCGCCCGCCAGCCTCACCGACGTGATCGCGCGCTCGAAACAGGGCGAAGCCGCGGCCATGGTGGAGCGCCAGCAGGGTTTCATCAAGACGTTGAGCAACAACCAGACGATCGACATCAAGATCGAGGACCTCTCCAAGCTCAACACCGCCATCCTCAATTATAGCGTCGAGGCCGGGCAGGTCGCGCTTGCCGAGATGGTCGCGCGCGCCGGGCAGCAGATGAGCTCGGCGAAGTGGAGCCTCGTATTCAATGGCGCGATGATGGTGGTCGCGCTCGCCATCACCGTGTTCGGCTTCATCCTCGTCAACCGCCGCGTCAGTGCCCCGATCCGGAAGTTGACCCAGGCGATGCGCTCCCTTGCCGAGCGCGACTATGCGATCGAACTCGCCGGCATCGAGCGCGGCGACGAGATCGGCGAGATGTCGCGCGCGGTGTCGGTCTTCAGGGAGAACATGATCACGGGCGATCGCCTCGCCGAGGAGCAGGCGGCCGAGCAGGGCCGGAAAGAGCGGCGCCAGCTTGCCGTCGAGCGGCTGATCGGAGAGTTCGAGAAGACCGTCACGGAATCGCTGCATACGCTCGCCTCGGCGTCCGGCGAACTGAACGCCACCGCGCACTCGATGTCGTCGACCGCCGAGCAGGGCTCGTCGAAAGCGGCCTCCGTTGCATCCTTGTCGGGCGACGCGTCGTCCAACGTGCAGACCGTTGCCGCCGCCACGGAAGAGCTGTCGGCGTCGATCGCCGAGATCAGCCGTCAGGTCGCGGAATCCTCGAGCATTGCGGGGGCGGCCGCGGCGGAAGCCGATCGCACCAATGGCGAGGTCCAGGCGCTGGCGGACGCCGCCCAGCGCATCGGCGATGTCGTCGAACTGATCACGGGCATTGCTGAACAGACCAACCTGCTGGCGCTCAACGCCACCATCGAGGCCGCGCGCGCCGGCGAAGCGGGCCGCGGCTTTGCCGTGGTCGCAGCAGAGGTGAAGAATCTCGCCACGCAAACCGCGAAGGCGACCGAGGAGATCACCGGCCAGGTCGCCGCGATCCAGGGCGCGACGCGTTCGTCCGTGGCCGCGATCCAGTCGATCGGCACCACCATCCAGCGCGTCAATGAGATCGCGGCCGCGATCGCTGCCGCGGTCGAAGAGCAGGGCGCCGCCACGCGCGAGATCGCCCGCAATGTGCAGCAGGCCTCCCAGGGCACCACGGAAGTCTCGCGTCACATCTCCGGTGTCTCACAGGCCGCTGGCGAGACGGGTGCGGCCGCCGGCGAAGTGCTTGATTCCGCCAAGATGCTGGCGCGCCTGTCGGACGACCTGAAGCGCGAGGTCGACCGTTTCGTCGAGGATCTCAGGGCGGCGTAG
- a CDS encoding IS1182 family transposase, with product MMAADELFGDLPEQAKPQAGAAPLAAPRLREPQRDQIELRAVDIESLIGEDHPVRLIWSYVEELDLSELENRIKARGDRPGHPATSPRLLLALWLYATSEGVGSARALERLCESHDAYRWLCGGVSVNHHTLADFRVGCADLLDRLLCEHLAVLAKVGLVNLETLAQDGVRVRASAGAASFRREATLDRHLALAEAVVEDLKREVDARSDASNQRMKAAKERAARERRARVKAAQTALAEIKQQRKEREEKRGNGKKPKEPRASTTDADARVMKMADGGFRPAYNVQVMSAAGQPIVVDIKVCNTGSDRGLMRPMLERQRARPGGLPKDHLVDGGFGSAEDIEWAHAEGIDIFCPPTQSKHGTDPHLPRRGDGPGVLAWRARMASEEGKARYKPRSICECIHARWRNWDLRQLTVRGFEKVRAVVLWYALANNILQGNRLASA from the coding sequence ATGATGGCCGCTGATGAATTGTTTGGGGATCTGCCGGAGCAGGCAAAGCCGCAAGCCGGTGCGGCGCCGCTCGCAGCGCCGCGACTTCGTGAGCCCCAACGCGATCAAATCGAGTTGCGAGCAGTGGATATCGAGAGCCTGATCGGGGAAGACCATCCGGTGCGCCTGATCTGGTCCTATGTCGAGGAACTCGACCTGAGTGAGCTGGAGAACCGGATCAAAGCGCGGGGCGATCGGCCTGGTCACCCCGCGACATCGCCGCGGCTTTTGCTGGCGCTGTGGCTCTATGCCACCAGCGAGGGCGTCGGCAGCGCGCGCGCGTTGGAGCGGCTTTGCGAGAGCCATGACGCCTATCGTTGGCTGTGTGGCGGGGTGTCGGTGAACCATCACACGCTGGCGGACTTCCGGGTCGGTTGCGCCGACCTGCTCGACCGGCTGCTTTGCGAGCATTTGGCGGTGCTGGCGAAGGTCGGCCTCGTCAATCTGGAAACGCTGGCGCAGGACGGTGTTCGGGTCCGGGCCAGCGCCGGGGCCGCTTCGTTCCGGCGGGAGGCGACGCTCGATCGGCACCTGGCCTTGGCTGAGGCGGTGGTGGAAGACCTCAAACGCGAGGTTGACGCTCGTTCGGATGCTAGCAATCAGCGCATGAAGGCCGCCAAGGAGCGCGCCGCGCGTGAGCGCAGAGCGCGCGTCAAAGCGGCGCAGACGGCGCTCGCCGAAATCAAGCAGCAGCGCAAGGAGCGCGAAGAAAAGCGCGGCAACGGCAAGAAGCCGAAAGAGCCGCGGGCCTCCACGACGGACGCCGACGCACGGGTCATGAAGATGGCCGACGGCGGCTTCCGCCCCGCCTACAACGTGCAGGTGATGAGTGCCGCCGGCCAGCCGATCGTCGTTGACATCAAGGTCTGCAACACCGGGTCCGACCGCGGCCTGATGCGGCCCATGCTGGAGCGGCAGCGCGCGCGTCCTGGCGGGTTGCCCAAGGACCATCTCGTCGATGGCGGCTTTGGCAGTGCCGAGGACATCGAGTGGGCGCACGCCGAGGGCATCGATATCTTTTGCCCGCCCACTCAATCCAAGCACGGCACCGATCCCCATCTACCGCGACGCGGCGACGGCCCGGGGGTGTTGGCCTGGCGTGCGCGCATGGCGAGCGAAGAGGGCAAGGCCCGATACAAGCCCCGGTCGATTTGCGAGTGCATACATGCCCGCTGGCGCAACTGGGACCTGCGCCAATTGACCGTGCGCGGCTTCGAAAAGGTCCGCGCCGTCGTGCTCTGGTACGCCCTCGCCAACAACATCCTGCAAGGCAACCGCCTCGCTAGCGCATAG
- a CDS encoding caspase family protein, whose product MNVRQLDISRRTIAVAAALIGTVSLAIGAHAALNMRALDAAKAVSTAEVTGSVGHTSRLALVIGNGHYPDANAPLSQSINDARALSSSLRKNGFDVDMVEDASRDDMVRAVSRLKSKITRDSVVMLFFGGYGVQAGRESYMLPVDAVIWKENDVRRNGVSIESVLEMMKEQGAKAKLVVVDASRRNPYERRFRSYSHGLAPISAPDNALILSSASPGKVADDGKGEHSVLVSELLNNLNAQGSAESVFNKTRVAISRASEGDQVPTVSSSLLEDIQFDQAGG is encoded by the coding sequence ATGAATGTAAGGCAGCTCGACATTTCCCGACGCACCATTGCGGTCGCCGCCGCTCTGATCGGCACGGTGTCGCTGGCGATCGGCGCCCACGCTGCCCTGAACATGCGCGCCCTCGATGCCGCCAAGGCGGTCTCGACCGCTGAGGTCACCGGTTCGGTCGGCCACACCTCGCGCCTCGCCCTCGTCATCGGCAATGGTCATTATCCCGACGCCAATGCACCGCTGTCGCAGTCGATCAACGACGCCCGCGCGCTGTCGTCCTCGCTGCGCAAGAACGGTTTCGACGTCGACATGGTGGAGGACGCCAGCCGGGACGACATGGTCCGCGCCGTCAGCCGCCTCAAGTCGAAGATCACGCGCGACAGCGTCGTCATGCTGTTCTTCGGCGGCTACGGTGTGCAGGCCGGCCGCGAGAGCTACATGCTGCCGGTCGATGCCGTGATCTGGAAGGAAAACGACGTCCGCCGCAACGGCGTCTCGATCGAGAGCGTGCTCGAGATGATGAAGGAGCAGGGCGCCAAGGCCAAGCTCGTCGTCGTCGATGCCTCGCGCCGCAACCCCTATGAGCGCCGCTTCCGCTCCTACAGCCACGGGCTGGCGCCGATCAGTGCACCCGACAACGCGCTCATTCTCTCGTCCGCCTCGCCCGGCAAGGTCGCCGACGACGGCAAGGGCGAGCACAGCGTGCTGGTCAGCGAGCTCCTGAACAACCTCAATGCGCAGGGCAGCGCCGAAAGCGTCTTCAACAAGACCCGCGTCGCCATCTCCCGCGCATCCGAAGGCGACCAGGTCCCGACGGTGTCGTCCTCGCTGCTGGAAGACATCCAGTTCGACCAGGCCGGCGGCTAG
- a CDS encoding LysM peptidoglycan-binding domain-containing protein, whose amino-acid sequence MVIASKATIAVCSFLLVAAGGAAIVAGTGGLWQALHGGPEVKVADGKAKVESKPEAKPEVKMALAAPSTFLPPSTPPVAPSAPGNDVATALGKAQSALADLPTPTAPPPAAAEETGPRFDVARVDDDGEAVIAGRAAPGARVELLRDGESHASAVADASGLFVMTPPKLPPGSYKLSLQSTAPDGSVTKSKTDVPVTLNAMAQPPRATPARTDVAKLAKGTPAAKEASVKEDSPAAATAASPSTTQSILALAAAPHGEKGPLRSKVETTGSIPNSRIVIRGDSLWQISRRAYGDGLSYALIYNANRDKIHNPDRIYPGQTFVLPRKTR is encoded by the coding sequence ATGGTGATCGCATCGAAGGCGACCATCGCCGTTTGTTCGTTCCTGCTGGTTGCGGCCGGCGGTGCCGCGATCGTCGCGGGCACCGGCGGGCTGTGGCAGGCGCTGCATGGCGGGCCCGAGGTCAAGGTCGCCGACGGCAAGGCCAAGGTCGAGTCCAAGCCGGAAGCGAAGCCTGAGGTCAAGATGGCGCTCGCGGCGCCGTCCACATTCCTGCCGCCGAGCACGCCTCCCGTCGCACCGTCAGCCCCGGGCAATGATGTCGCCACCGCGCTCGGCAAAGCCCAGAGCGCGCTCGCCGATCTGCCGACGCCAACCGCTCCGCCGCCGGCCGCAGCCGAGGAGACCGGGCCGCGTTTCGACGTTGCGCGTGTCGATGACGACGGCGAGGCGGTCATCGCCGGCCGCGCCGCGCCGGGCGCACGCGTCGAGCTGCTGCGCGATGGCGAGAGCCATGCCTCCGCGGTTGCCGATGCTTCCGGCCTGTTCGTGATGACCCCGCCAAAGCTGCCGCCGGGCAGCTACAAGCTCAGCCTGCAATCGACCGCACCGGACGGGAGCGTGACGAAATCAAAGACCGACGTTCCCGTGACGCTGAACGCCATGGCCCAGCCGCCACGCGCCACACCAGCGCGCACCGATGTCGCCAAGCTCGCGAAAGGAACGCCCGCCGCCAAGGAAGCGTCCGTGAAGGAGGACAGCCCGGCCGCGGCAACGGCTGCATCGCCAAGCACCACACAATCGATCCTGGCACTCGCCGCCGCACCGCACGGCGAGAAGGGGCCGTTGCGCTCCAAGGTGGAGACGACGGGGTCGATTCCCAACAGCCGCATCGTCATCCGGGGCGACAGCCTCTGGCAGATCAGCCGCCGCGCCTACGGCGACGGCCTCAGCTACGCCCTGATCTACAACGCCAACCGCGACAAGATACACAATCCCGACCGCATCTATCCCGGCCAGACCTTTGTCCTGCCGCGCAAGACACGGTGA